In Streptomyces sp. NBC_01439, the following are encoded in one genomic region:
- a CDS encoding EamA family transporter has product MTSPAARTARGNLPRTLLTALAPLTWGTVYIVTTELLPPGHPLFAGLLRALPAGLIALALTRTAPRGAWWGRVVVLGTLNIGLLFPLLFVAAERLPGGVAATLTAAMPLMVAVLAVTLLHESPSVRRLTWGVIGVGGIGLVVIGPDAAFDTVGIAAGLAAAATLALGVTLTKRWGRPAGMGPTAFAGWQLTVGGLFLVPVTFLAEGAPPTIGPTAVLGYLWLSLVCGLATFVLWFQGIGSLPVTSAAVLGLLSPLVAALLGAVLLGQTLGAVQLVGFGLALAAIVAGQLPARGGHSFRGRSFRGQSCGGREPSWWSATFRASSTSRRKCP; this is encoded by the coding sequence ATGACAAGTCCAGCCGCACGGACGGCCCGTGGGAACCTGCCCCGCACCCTCTTGACCGCGCTCGCCCCCCTGACGTGGGGGACGGTCTACATCGTCACGACCGAGTTGCTGCCGCCGGGACATCCCCTGTTCGCGGGCCTGCTCAGGGCGTTGCCCGCCGGCCTGATCGCCCTGGCGCTCACCCGTACGGCGCCGCGGGGAGCATGGTGGGGGCGCGTCGTGGTGCTCGGCACGCTGAACATCGGACTGCTGTTTCCGCTGCTGTTCGTCGCGGCCGAACGCCTGCCCGGAGGTGTGGCCGCCACACTGACGGCGGCCATGCCCCTCATGGTCGCCGTGCTGGCCGTGACCCTCCTCCACGAGAGCCCCTCCGTCCGGCGCCTGACGTGGGGTGTGATCGGCGTCGGGGGCATCGGTCTGGTGGTGATCGGCCCGGACGCGGCGTTCGACACCGTGGGCATCGCCGCGGGCCTGGCCGCCGCGGCCACGCTGGCCCTCGGGGTGACGCTCACCAAGCGCTGGGGGCGGCCCGCCGGCATGGGCCCCACCGCCTTCGCCGGCTGGCAGCTCACGGTCGGCGGCCTGTTCCTCGTTCCCGTCACCTTCCTCGCCGAAGGGGCGCCGCCCACCATCGGCCCGACGGCCGTCCTCGGCTACCTCTGGCTCTCCCTGGTCTGCGGCCTGGCCACCTTCGTCCTGTGGTTCCAGGGCATCGGTAGCCTCCCCGTCACCTCCGCCGCGGTGCTCGGCCTGCTCTCGCCGCTGGTCGCCGCACTGCTCGGGGCCGTGCTGCTCGGCCAGACACTGGGCGCGGTGCAACTCGTGGGCTTCGGGCTCGCGCTCGCCGCGATCGTGGCGGGACAGCTTCCGGCGCGCGGCGGTCATTCGTTCCGGGGCCGTTCGTTCCGCGGTCAGTCGTGCGGAGGGAGGGAACCGAGTTGGTGGTCGGCGACGTTCAGGGCCTCGTCGACCAGCCGCCGCAAATGCCCGTGA
- a CDS encoding ArsR/SmtB family transcription factor, protein MSAGRHLAGAHVAQIAPGAPDTPDTPERGDRLEAAASVLALLADRTRLALMARLGRGEADVTTLTEACGAARPSVSQHLAKLRLAGLVTTRKDGRRVVYALGHGHLRRLVDEALNVADHQLGSLPPHD, encoded by the coding sequence ATGAGTGCGGGCAGGCATCTGGCAGGTGCACACGTTGCGCAGATCGCGCCGGGCGCGCCGGACACCCCGGACACGCCGGAGCGGGGCGACCGGCTGGAAGCCGCCGCGTCCGTGCTCGCCCTGCTCGCCGACCGCACCCGCCTGGCCCTGATGGCGCGCCTCGGCCGGGGCGAGGCCGATGTCACCACCCTCACCGAGGCCTGCGGAGCCGCCCGCCCCTCCGTCAGCCAGCACCTCGCCAAGCTCCGGCTGGCCGGGCTGGTCACCACCCGCAAGGACGGCCGCCGGGTCGTCTACGCCCTCGGTCACGGGCATTTGCGGCGGCTGGTCGACGAGGCCCTGAACGTCGCCGACCACCAACTCGGTTCCCTCCCTCCGCACGACTGA
- a CDS encoding CbtA family protein has protein sequence MYASTVRGLLVRGMLAGLIAGLFAFAVAYVVGEPPVRGSIAVEEAQAAQDAASAPSAHAGHGGDAASGEAAEEEEELVSRPVQSTVGLATGVLVYGVALGGIASLAFSFALGRVGGFSPRATAALTGAGAFTLVYLVPFLKYPATPPAVGNPDTIGQRTTLFFLMILLSVLLGVGAIILGRRLAPRLGNWNATLTASAGFIVAAALAFVFLPDNSDAVQPGFPAALLWEFRVASLAVQLVLWAVFAVVFGVLAQRLLAARADGAHETAPAQQEAPALG, from the coding sequence ATGTACGCCTCTACTGTCAGAGGACTGCTGGTCCGCGGCATGCTCGCGGGCCTGATCGCGGGGCTGTTCGCCTTCGCGGTCGCCTACGTGGTCGGTGAGCCGCCGGTACGGGGTTCCATCGCCGTGGAAGAGGCCCAGGCCGCCCAGGACGCCGCGAGCGCCCCGAGCGCGCACGCCGGGCACGGCGGTGACGCCGCGTCGGGCGAGGCCGCCGAGGAGGAGGAAGAGCTGGTCAGCCGGCCGGTCCAGTCGACCGTCGGCCTGGCCACCGGTGTCCTGGTCTACGGGGTCGCGCTGGGCGGCATAGCCTCGCTCGCGTTCTCGTTCGCCCTCGGCCGCGTCGGCGGGTTCAGCCCGCGGGCCACGGCGGCGCTCACCGGGGCGGGCGCGTTCACCCTGGTCTACCTGGTGCCGTTCCTGAAGTACCCGGCCACCCCGCCGGCGGTCGGCAACCCGGACACGATCGGCCAGCGCACCACGCTGTTCTTCCTGATGATCCTGCTGAGCGTGTTGCTCGGCGTCGGTGCGATCATCCTCGGGCGGCGGCTGGCACCGCGCCTGGGCAACTGGAACGCGACGCTGACCGCGAGCGCCGGCTTCATCGTCGCCGCCGCCCTGGCGTTCGTGTTCCTGCCGGACAACAGCGACGCCGTCCAGCCCGGCTTCCCCGCGGCCCTGCTGTGGGAGTTCCGGGTCGCCTCGCTGGCCGTCCAGCTCGTCCTGTGGGCCGTGTTCGCCGTCGTCTTCGGCGTCCTCGCCCAGCGGCTCCTGGCCGCGCGCGCCGACGGCGCGCACGAGACGGCTCCGGCTCAGCAGGAGGCACCCGCGCTCGGCTGA
- a CDS encoding CbtB domain-containing protein: MAEALASAAVSTPAGSLSAPLPVRAVLPWALFVGLLMLVALYFVGAEQGATAVFAGEGVHEWVHDGRHLLGFPCH, encoded by the coding sequence ATGGCCGAGGCTCTCGCTTCCGCTGCCGTATCCACCCCCGCCGGCTCCCTGTCGGCCCCGCTGCCCGTGCGCGCGGTGCTGCCCTGGGCGCTCTTCGTCGGTCTCCTGATGCTCGTCGCCCTGTACTTCGTCGGTGCCGAACAGGGCGCCACGGCCGTGTTCGCCGGTGAAGGCGTGCACGAGTGGGTGCACGACGGTCGCCACCTGCTCGGCTTCCCCTGCCACTGA
- a CDS encoding MFS transporter, with amino-acid sequence MPSHRTATPAVPPTSATTGYRALLRNKEFSGLYFSFALTVTASTLSGFALGTLVNHRTGSPFLTAVSMYGATFAAVLGALTLMSVADGERPRRTLLLLQLVSLVGVAAQAVPGLPLAARFALLLTLGFFQSLGTGTRLGLLAEVVPGSAYAPARSLMNVTSGATVIAGYAVGAVLLRYLGPYRVFVVAAALTALGTVVAAVTVRERSIRFTRRPGLRRTWTTNVELFAHPGRRRLLVNLWVPNGLIVGCEALFLSYDPGRAGVFLAAASAGMLLGDLLVGRVLTADRRRRLAFALRLLLAVPFLLFAVHPPAPVATVAVFLAGVGFAATLPLQEQLLELTPDVVRGQVQGVESAGRMTWQGIGAAIAGGLAQCVAPGTAIAVVAGVSVVLTLLCGTSPGPGPGDVPQD; translated from the coding sequence ATGCCTTCACACCGGACCGCCACCCCTGCCGTACCTCCGACCTCCGCCACCACCGGCTACCGCGCCCTGCTCCGCAACAAGGAGTTCAGCGGCCTGTACTTCAGCTTCGCCCTCACCGTCACTGCGAGCACTTTGTCCGGTTTCGCGCTCGGCACACTGGTCAACCACCGGACCGGTTCCCCGTTCCTGACGGCCGTGAGCATGTACGGCGCCACGTTCGCGGCGGTGCTCGGCGCGCTCACGCTGATGTCCGTCGCGGACGGCGAGCGGCCCCGCCGGACCCTCCTCCTGCTCCAACTCGTCTCGCTGGTGGGCGTCGCCGCCCAGGCGGTCCCGGGGCTGCCGCTCGCGGCCCGGTTCGCCCTACTGCTGACCCTGGGCTTCTTCCAGTCCCTCGGCACCGGCACCCGGCTGGGCCTGCTCGCCGAGGTGGTGCCCGGCTCCGCCTACGCGCCCGCCCGTTCGCTGATGAACGTCACCTCGGGCGCCACGGTGATCGCCGGCTACGCCGTCGGCGCCGTACTGCTGCGGTACCTGGGCCCGTACCGGGTCTTCGTCGTCGCCGCGGCCCTGACCGCCCTCGGGACGGTCGTCGCGGCCGTCACCGTCCGGGAACGCTCGATCCGGTTCACCCGCCGCCCCGGGCTGCGTCGGACCTGGACGACGAACGTCGAGCTGTTCGCCCACCCCGGCCGCCGGAGGCTGCTGGTGAACCTGTGGGTCCCGAACGGTCTGATCGTCGGCTGCGAGGCCCTGTTCCTGTCCTACGACCCCGGCCGGGCGGGGGTCTTCCTCGCCGCCGCGTCGGCGGGCATGCTCCTCGGGGACCTGCTCGTCGGCCGAGTGCTCACCGCCGACCGGCGCCGCCGCCTCGCCTTCGCCCTGCGGCTGCTGCTCGCCGTTCCCTTCCTGCTGTTCGCCGTCCACCCGCCCGCCCCGGTGGCGACCGTCGCCGTGTTCCTCGCCGGCGTCGGATTCGCGGCCACCCTGCCCCTCCAGGAGCAGCTCCTCGAACTGACCCCCGACGTCGTCCGCGGTCAGGTCCAGGGGGTCGAGTCGGCCGGTCGGATGACCTGGCAGGGCATCGGCGCCGCCATCGCCGGGGGCCTGGCCCAGTGCGTCGCCCCGGGCACCGCGATCGCCGTCGTCGCCGGGGTCTCCGTGGTCCTCACCCTGCTGTGCGGCACGTCGCCCGGCCCGGGGCCGGGCGACGTGCCGCAGGATTGA
- a CDS encoding alpha-ketoglutarate-dependent dioxygenase AlkB translates to MHAVRGLQGSLFDQGDEIRLGRLDGMRRTDLGAGAWVDHLPGWLSGADALFERLAADVPWCAERRQMYEREVEVPRLLAFYAADEPLPHPSLTEAREVLTGHYATELGEPFTTAGLCLYRDGRDSVAWHGDRTGRSRVEDTMVAIVSVGDPRDLAFRPRDGGATLLRLPLGHGDLVVMGGSCQRTMEHAVPKSARAVGPRISIQFRPHGVR, encoded by the coding sequence ATGCACGCAGTCCGGGGCCTTCAGGGTTCCCTCTTCGACCAGGGCGACGAGATCCGGCTCGGCCGCCTCGACGGGATGCGGCGGACCGACCTCGGGGCCGGGGCCTGGGTCGACCACCTGCCCGGCTGGCTGAGCGGCGCCGACGCGCTCTTCGAGCGGCTGGCCGCCGATGTGCCCTGGTGCGCCGAACGGCGCCAGATGTACGAGCGGGAGGTGGAGGTGCCCCGGCTGCTGGCCTTCTACGCCGCGGACGAGCCCCTGCCCCATCCCTCGCTGACGGAGGCCCGCGAGGTGCTGACCGGTCACTACGCCACCGAGCTCGGCGAGCCCTTCACCACCGCGGGTCTGTGTTTGTACCGGGACGGTCGCGACAGCGTCGCCTGGCACGGCGACCGGACCGGCCGATCTCGGGTCGAGGACACCATGGTGGCCATCGTCTCCGTCGGCGACCCGCGCGACCTCGCCTTCCGCCCCCGCGACGGCGGTGCCACCCTGCTGCGACTGCCCCTGGGCCACGGCGACCTCGTGGTCATGGGCGGCTCCTGTCAGCGGACCATGGAGCACGCCGTGCCCAAGTCGGCGCGGGCCGTCGGCCCCCGCATCAGCATCCAGTTCCGTCCCCACGGCGTCCGCTGA
- a CDS encoding YkvA family protein, producing the protein MDGKVWLALGTVIAVGLAIAAAVLLVRVFAARRLLVDAGIPLHDKALFWAAVIYTVSPVDLIPDPVYLDDIGILLLALRSLHAAAAAVRSPKEPGAV; encoded by the coding sequence ATGGACGGAAAGGTCTGGCTCGCCCTGGGCACGGTGATCGCGGTGGGACTCGCGATCGCCGCGGCCGTTCTGCTCGTACGGGTCTTCGCGGCCCGGCGGCTGCTGGTCGATGCGGGGATCCCGCTGCACGACAAGGCCTTGTTCTGGGCCGCGGTGATCTACACCGTCTCGCCGGTGGACCTCATCCCGGACCCGGTGTACTTGGACGACATCGGGATCCTGCTGCTGGCCCTGCGCTCGCTGCACGCGGCAGCCGCGGCCGTCCGCTCCCCGAAGGAGCCCGGCGCCGTCTGA
- a CDS encoding MarR family winged helix-turn-helix transcriptional regulator yields MAEPRWLDDREMRAWSGFLAASALVNRRLDQQLKDDAGLSHPQYEILVRLAAAPGRELRMTELANGLINSKSGLTYQVTQMEKAGLVRRRSCPSDVRGVFAVLTDAGRAKLEEAAPGHVATVREVLVDVLTREQLEALADGLGEVGRRLRGQDA; encoded by the coding sequence ATGGCTGAACCGAGATGGCTGGACGACCGCGAGATGCGCGCCTGGAGCGGCTTCCTCGCCGCATCGGCCCTGGTGAACCGCCGTCTCGACCAACAGCTCAAGGACGACGCCGGGCTCTCGCACCCCCAGTACGAGATCCTCGTACGGCTCGCCGCGGCACCCGGGCGCGAGCTGCGGATGACCGAGCTCGCCAACGGCCTGATCAACTCCAAGAGCGGGCTGACCTACCAGGTCACGCAGATGGAGAAGGCCGGCCTGGTCCGCCGCCGCAGCTGCCCCTCCGACGTGCGCGGCGTCTTCGCCGTCCTCACCGACGCCGGCCGCGCCAAGCTGGAGGAGGCCGCCCCCGGGCACGTGGCGACCGTCCGGGAGGTGCTCGTCGACGTCCTCACCCGCGAGCAGCTCGAGGCGCTCGCCGACGGGCTGGGCGAGGTCGGCCGCCGACTGCGCGGCCAGGACGCCTGA
- a CDS encoding DoxX family protein, whose translation MTTPSVTATKPRAAAPAAHPEISAPSTPGHDTGLLLLRLVLGLTMAAHGSQKLFGWFGGGGISGTGQFFTASGYPAGDAMAVLAGLTETLGGLGLALGLLTPLAGAAVVGTLINAIAVHGAGAFFAPEGIEYELLLTVGAAALALTGPGRYAVDRFLPVLRSHRLAHGALALALGVVLAVVLLLVRD comes from the coding sequence ATGACCACCCCCTCCGTCACCGCGACGAAGCCGCGGGCCGCCGCGCCGGCCGCACACCCCGAGATCTCCGCCCCCTCCACCCCGGGCCACGACACCGGCCTGCTCCTCCTGCGCCTGGTCCTCGGCCTGACCATGGCGGCGCACGGATCGCAGAAGCTCTTCGGCTGGTTCGGGGGCGGCGGCATCAGTGGTACCGGCCAGTTCTTCACCGCCAGCGGCTACCCCGCGGGTGACGCCATGGCGGTCCTCGCCGGCCTCACCGAGACCCTCGGCGGGCTCGGCCTCGCCCTCGGACTGCTCACCCCGCTCGCCGGGGCCGCCGTCGTCGGCACCCTCATCAACGCGATCGCCGTCCACGGCGCCGGCGCCTTCTTCGCCCCGGAGGGCATCGAGTACGAGCTGCTGCTGACCGTGGGCGCCGCGGCCCTCGCCCTCACCGGCCCGGGACGGTACGCCGTCGACCGCTTCCTGCCCGTCCTGCGGAGCCACCGCCTCGCGCACGGCGCCCTCGCTCTCGCCCTCGGTGTGGTCCTCGCCGTCGTACTGCTCCTCGTCCGCGACTAA
- a CDS encoding discoidin domain-containing protein → MQSRRFLALHRAIRRSHLLIALGLGSLLIGLTPWFVVTSTAAAGRAPAPRPASVPFDQQTAKQSPHHGIVPANAMEPTAPVLDRTGWTATASDEETGAENGRAANVLDGNTATMWHSKWAPTPTPLPHVITVDMHRTEVVSALVYRPRTNGPNGRVGEYSISLSTDGLNWATPVATGTLADDASTKTLGFAPQGARFVRLTALSEAGGRGPWSSAAEIDLLGDPGTPAATIDLSRAGWTATASDEETGSENGRAANVLDGKDNTIWHSKYAPTPTPLPHSITIDMHRTEVVSALVYHPRSTGPNGRAGAYAIATSADGVTFGTPVAVGTWRDDDTVKTATFTRAASARFVRLTVTSEAGGRGPWTSAGEIRLSGPASPAVHGSWGKITGFPLVPVATAALPGDKLLAWSAYAVDRFGGSNGYTQTAILDLKTGKVTQRRIDNTGHDMFCPGIAMLADGRVLVTGGSNAEKASIYDPATDNWSATTSMNIARGYQAMTLLSTGEAFVLGGSWSGATGTDKAGEVWSPDTRTWRTLPGVPAAPALTADPAGPYRADNHMWLHATSGGKVLQLGPSKQMNWISTTGQGSTTSAGTRADSPDAMTGNAVAYDIGKLLTLGGSPAYQDTPATQRAYTVGISGSQVQAARTGDMEHARAFSNSVVLPDGKVAVFGGQAYPVPFSDATSVLTPELWDPATGAFTPLATMAVPRNYHSVANLLPDGRIFSGGGGLCGDCATNHADGAIFTPPYLLNADGSPKPRPAITAGVPPRAAPGASLTVSTQGSVASFVLMRAAAATHSTDNDQRRVPVVSTAAGGGRYTVSVPADTGVVLPGTYMLFALDAQGVPSIGQFVTIS, encoded by the coding sequence TTGCAGTCCAGGCGCTTCCTCGCCCTTCACCGCGCGATACGCCGCTCCCACCTGCTCATCGCTCTCGGCCTCGGCTCCCTGTTGATCGGCCTGACCCCGTGGTTCGTGGTCACGAGCACGGCAGCAGCCGGCCGCGCACCGGCACCCCGTCCCGCGTCCGTGCCCTTCGATCAGCAGACGGCGAAACAATCGCCGCACCACGGCATCGTCCCCGCGAACGCGATGGAGCCGACGGCTCCGGTCCTCGACCGGACCGGATGGACGGCCACGGCGAGCGACGAGGAGACGGGCGCCGAGAACGGCCGCGCGGCCAACGTCCTCGACGGGAACACCGCCACCATGTGGCACAGCAAGTGGGCTCCCACCCCCACCCCGCTGCCGCACGTCATCACCGTGGACATGCACCGCACCGAGGTCGTCTCCGCCCTCGTCTACCGTCCCCGGACCAACGGTCCCAACGGGCGCGTCGGTGAGTACAGCATCAGCCTCAGCACCGACGGGCTGAACTGGGCGACGCCGGTCGCCACCGGCACGCTCGCGGACGACGCGAGCACCAAGACCCTCGGATTCGCCCCCCAGGGCGCCCGGTTCGTCCGGCTGACCGCGCTCAGCGAGGCGGGCGGCCGCGGACCCTGGTCCTCCGCCGCCGAGATCGACCTGCTGGGCGACCCCGGCACCCCGGCGGCCACCATCGACCTGTCCCGCGCCGGATGGACGGCCACGGCGAGCGACGAGGAGACGGGCAGCGAGAACGGCCGCGCGGCCAACGTGCTGGACGGCAAGGACAACACCATCTGGCACAGCAAGTACGCACCCACTCCCACCCCGCTGCCGCACAGCATCACCATCGACATGCACCGCACCGAGGTCGTCTCCGCCCTCGTCTACCACCCCCGCTCCACCGGGCCCAACGGGCGCGCGGGTGCGTACGCCATCGCCACCAGCGCCGACGGCGTCACCTTCGGCACACCGGTGGCCGTGGGCACCTGGCGGGACGACGACACCGTCAAGACCGCCACCTTCACCCGCGCCGCATCCGCCCGTTTCGTCCGGCTGACCGTGACCAGCGAGGCGGGCGGCCGCGGACCGTGGACCTCCGCGGGCGAGATCCGCCTGAGCGGTCCGGCCAGCCCGGCCGTCCACGGCTCCTGGGGCAAGATCACCGGCTTCCCGCTGGTGCCGGTGGCGACCGCCGCCCTGCCCGGCGACAAGCTCCTGGCCTGGTCCGCGTACGCCGTCGACCGCTTCGGCGGCAGCAACGGCTACACGCAGACCGCGATCTTGGACCTGAAGACCGGCAAGGTCACCCAGCGCCGCATCGACAACACCGGACACGACATGTTCTGTCCCGGCATCGCCATGCTCGCCGACGGCCGGGTGCTGGTCACCGGCGGCAGCAACGCGGAGAAGGCGAGCATCTACGACCCGGCCACCGACAACTGGTCCGCGACCACGAGCATGAACATAGCCCGCGGCTACCAGGCCATGACCCTGCTCTCCACCGGCGAGGCCTTCGTCCTCGGCGGGTCCTGGAGCGGAGCCACGGGCACCGACAAGGCCGGTGAGGTCTGGTCCCCGGACACCCGTACCTGGCGCACCCTGCCCGGCGTCCCCGCCGCCCCGGCGCTCACGGCCGACCCGGCCGGACCCTACCGCGCCGACAACCACATGTGGCTGCACGCCACTTCGGGCGGCAAGGTGCTGCAACTGGGCCCGAGCAAGCAGATGAACTGGATCTCCACGACTGGGCAGGGCTCCACCACCTCCGCCGGCACCCGGGCCGACAGCCCGGACGCCATGACCGGCAACGCCGTCGCCTACGACATCGGCAAACTGCTCACCCTGGGCGGCTCGCCCGCCTACCAGGACACCCCCGCCACCCAGCGCGCCTACACCGTGGGCATCTCGGGCAGCCAGGTCCAGGCCGCCCGCACGGGCGACATGGAGCACGCCCGGGCCTTCAGCAACAGCGTGGTACTGCCCGACGGCAAGGTGGCCGTCTTCGGCGGTCAGGCCTATCCGGTGCCGTTCAGCGACGCCACTTCCGTCCTGACCCCCGAACTGTGGGACCCGGCGACCGGCGCCTTCACCCCGCTCGCCACCATGGCCGTTCCGCGCAACTACCACAGCGTGGCCAACCTGCTGCCCGACGGACGGATCTTCTCCGGTGGCGGCGGCCTGTGCGGCGACTGCGCGACCAACCACGCCGACGGGGCGATCTTCACCCCGCCGTACCTGCTCAACGCGGACGGATCGCCGAAGCCGCGGCCCGCCATCACCGCGGGCGTGCCCCCCAGGGCGGCCCCCGGTGCTTCGCTCACGGTGAGCACCCAGGGCTCGGTGGCGTCCTTCGTCCTGATGCGGGCCGCAGCCGCGACCCACTCCACCGACAACGACCAGCGCCGGGTTCCCGTGGTGTCCACCGCCGCGGGAGGCGGCAGGTACACGGTGTCCGTACCCGCCGACACCGGTGTGGTCCTGCCGGGGACCTACATGCTCTTCGCCCTCGACGCCCAGGGCGTACCGAGCATCGGTCAGTTCGTCACGATCTCCTGA
- a CDS encoding glycoside hydrolase family 15 protein: MTQPIEDYALIGDLMTSALVGRDGSIDWLCLPRFDSAACFAKLLGEEENGHWRIAPLDAVIGEPCTRRAYVDGSLILESYWETETGTVKVTDFMPQREVAPDVIRIVEGISGTVRMRSTLRLRFDYGHVVPWVRRSDGDRVAIAGPDSAWFRSEPPVRTWGEANSTCSQFPVTAGRRVAFVLTWHPSHRPRPEPCDPFEALEQSRADWREWASQCCYEGPYQEAVTRSLVTLKALTYAPTGGIAAAATTSLPEELGGVRNWDYRYCWLRDSTLTLGSLLSTGFLDEARAWREWLLRAVAGDPADLQIMYGIGGERRIPESELPWLRGYASSAPVRVGNAAVDQLQLDVYGEVIDSLYLARSAGLPSERHAWRIQLALLDFLERNWHRPDEGLWEVRGPRRHFVHSKVMAWVAADRAVRTLESDPSLDGDVERWRAMRDEVHRDVCDKGFDPERGTFTQYYGSAELDAATLLIPRVGFLPPDDPRVIGTVDAVRAELGSSGLVRRYSTAGSTVDGLPGDEGAFLACSFWLTDALHMTGRREEARALFERLLSVRNDVGLLAEEYDPLAGRQLGNFPQAFSHVGLVNTALTLASPD, translated from the coding sequence ATGACACAACCCATCGAAGACTACGCACTCATCGGCGACCTGATGACCAGCGCTCTGGTCGGCCGCGACGGGTCCATCGACTGGCTGTGCCTGCCGCGCTTCGACTCGGCGGCCTGCTTCGCCAAGCTCCTCGGCGAGGAGGAGAACGGCCACTGGCGCATCGCGCCCCTGGACGCGGTTATCGGCGAGCCCTGCACCCGCCGCGCCTACGTCGACGGCTCGCTGATCCTGGAATCGTACTGGGAGACCGAAACCGGGACCGTCAAGGTCACCGACTTCATGCCCCAGCGCGAGGTCGCCCCGGACGTCATCCGCATCGTCGAGGGCATCAGCGGAACGGTCAGGATGCGCAGCACCCTGCGCCTGCGCTTCGACTACGGCCACGTCGTGCCCTGGGTGCGCCGCAGCGACGGTGACCGGGTCGCCATCGCCGGGCCCGACTCCGCCTGGTTCCGCAGCGAACCCCCGGTCCGCACCTGGGGCGAGGCGAACAGCACCTGCTCCCAGTTCCCGGTCACGGCCGGCCGACGCGTCGCCTTCGTACTGACCTGGCACCCCTCGCACCGGCCGCGCCCCGAGCCCTGCGACCCCTTCGAAGCGCTGGAGCAGAGCCGCGCCGACTGGCGGGAATGGGCCTCGCAATGCTGCTACGAGGGCCCCTACCAGGAGGCGGTCACCCGCTCCCTGGTCACCCTCAAGGCCCTCACCTACGCCCCGACCGGAGGCATCGCCGCCGCGGCCACCACCTCCCTCCCCGAGGAACTCGGCGGCGTCCGCAACTGGGACTACCGCTACTGCTGGCTCCGGGACTCCACCCTCACCCTCGGCTCGCTCCTGTCCACCGGCTTCCTCGACGAGGCCCGCGCCTGGCGCGAGTGGCTGCTGCGCGCGGTCGCGGGCGACCCCGCCGACCTCCAGATCATGTACGGGATCGGCGGCGAGCGGCGGATCCCCGAGAGCGAACTGCCCTGGCTGCGCGGCTACGCCTCCTCCGCCCCGGTCCGCGTCGGGAACGCGGCCGTCGACCAACTCCAGCTGGACGTGTACGGGGAGGTCATCGACTCCCTGTACCTGGCCCGGTCCGCCGGGCTGCCCTCCGAACGCCACGCCTGGCGGATCCAGCTCGCGCTGCTCGACTTCCTCGAACGCAACTGGCACCGGCCCGACGAGGGCCTGTGGGAGGTCCGCGGCCCCCGCCGCCACTTCGTGCACTCCAAGGTGATGGCGTGGGTAGCCGCCGATCGCGCCGTACGCACGCTGGAGAGCGACCCCTCCCTGGACGGGGACGTGGAACGCTGGCGGGCCATGCGCGACGAGGTGCACCGCGACGTGTGCGACAAGGGCTTCGACCCCGAACGGGGCACCTTCACCCAGTACTACGGCTCCGCCGAGCTGGACGCCGCGACCCTGCTCATCCCCAGGGTCGGGTTCCTGCCCCCCGACGACCCGCGGGTCATCGGCACGGTCGACGCGGTGCGCGCCGAACTCGGCAGCAGCGGGCTGGTCCGCCGCTACAGCACCGCGGGCTCCACCGTCGACGGGCTGCCCGGGGACGAAGGAGCCTTCCTGGCCTGCTCGTTCTGGCTGACCGACGCCCTGCACATGACGGGCCGGCGGGAAGAGGCCCGCGCCCTGTTCGAGCGGCTCCTGTCCGTACGCAACGACGTGGGCCTGCTCGCGGAGGAGTACGACCCCCTCGCCGGCCGCCAACTCGGCAACTTCCCACAGGCGTTCAGCCACGTCGGCCTGGTGAACACCGCGCTCACCCTGGCGAGCCCGGACTGA